One Carassius auratus strain Wakin chromosome 3, ASM336829v1, whole genome shotgun sequence genomic region harbors:
- the LOC113055138 gene encoding zinc-binding protein A33-like: protein MASTAEYDYMCPVCHDIFKTPVILSCSHSFCKECLQQFWRSTETQKCPVCRRDSKHDPPVNLALKNLCESFLKKRNEVSSSGSEEICSLHSEKLKLFCLEDKQPVCVVCFTSQQHDNHKFRPIGEVVSSLREELNTTLNSLQEELQHKEIIKGKFEKTLQYINSQADHTERQIKQQFEKLHQFLRDEEESTITALREEEEQKKQMMKEKLEEINTHISALSHSIRDTEEMMNASDVCFLKKFPVSMERVQISSQPDPQPPSGALIHVPRYLGNLPFRVWKKMQDIVQNTPVILDPNTAHPDLVVSDDLTCVKWSWNKQPLPDNPERFEYYPCVLGSEGFNSGTHCWDVEVKESSDWSLGVTTASNRRKGRDFYKTCVWSVWYDQYSLSEQPVFGFRVKQDLERVRVYLDYDRGTVSFSDPLTNTHLHTFTNTFTHTLFPFFSCYTIFTLKILPFSS from the exons ATGGCTTCAACAGCTGAGTATGATTATATGTGTCCCGTGTGTCATGACATCTTCAAGACTCCTGTTATTTTATCATGCAGTCACAGTTTCTGTAAAGAGTGTCTTCAGCAGTTCTGGAGGAGCACGGAAACTCAGAAGTGTCCCGTCTGCAGGAGAGACTCTAAACACGATCCTCCAGTTAACCTTGCGTTAAAAAACCTGTGCGAGTCCTTCTTAAAGAAGAGGAATGAGGTTAGTTCGTCAGGATCTGAGGAGATCTGCAGTTTACACAGTGAGAAACTCAAACTcttctgtctggaggacaaaCAGCCGGTGTGTGTGGTGTGCTTTACTTCACAACAACATGACAATCACAAATTCAGACCCATCGGTGAAGTGGTTTCATCACTGAGG GAGGAGCTCAATACAACACTGAATTCATTACAGGAGGAACTTCAACACAAAGAAATCATTAAAGGAAAGTTTGAAAAAACACTTCAATACATCAAC TCTCAAGCTGATCACACAGAGCGTCAGATTAAACAGCAGTTTGAGAAGCTTCATCAGTTtctcagagatgaagaagaatctacaatcactgcactgagagaggaagaggagcagaagaagcagatgatgaaggagaagctggaggagATCAACACACACATCTCAGCTCTTTCACACTCAATCAGAGACACGGAGGAGATGATGAACGCCAGTGACGTCTGCTTTCTGAAG aagTTCCCAGTCTCGATGGAAAG AGTCCAGATCTCATCACAGCCGGATCCACAGCCTCCTTCTGGAGCTCTGATTCATGTGCCACGATACTTGGGAAACCTGCCcttcagagtctggaagaagatgcAGGACATCGTCCAGAACA CTCCTGTGATTCTGGATCCAAACACGGCTCATCCAGATCTCGTTGTGTCAGATGATCTGACCTGTGTGAAATGGAGCTGGAACAAACAACCTCTTCCTGATAATCCAGAGAGGTTTGAATATTATCCCTGTGTTCTGGGTTCAGAGGGGTTTAACTCAGGAACACACTGCTGGGACGTGGAGGTTAAAGAGAGTTCAGACTGGAGCCTCGGAGTCACTACAGCATCAAACCGGAGGAAGGGACGGGATTTCTATAAGACTTGTGTCTGGAGTGTGTGGTACGATCAGTACAGTCTGTCTGAGCAGCCTGTCTTTGGCTTTCGTGTGAAACAGGATCTTGAGCGTGTGAGAGTGTATCTGGACTATGACAGAGGAACGGTCTCATTCTCTGATCCTCTAActaacacacatctacacacattcaCTAACAccttcactcacacactcttccCATTCTTCAGTTGTTATACTATTTTCACTCTTAAGATTTTACCGTTCAGTAGTTAG
- the LOC113055506 gene encoding coiled-coil domain-containing protein 134: MLSVCVLLLLVAPAALGSDSDTQRPRHDSNLEIYKRLFETKRKDQLNALKNLVELSDVNQQYKIIDIMLKGLFKVLEDSRAVLKAANVQPDDPFPLDDKIKEAYSHVVENTAFFGDVALRFPRIVHHYFDQNVDWSRLLRWGLRFCNQTGVFSGGAHQHVLTLMSQELGITEKSADFVNPYRTERDDVLHTAEAFQKILREEEKRRRKEEKRKEIRKGPRISRSRTEL; the protein is encoded by the exons atgttgagtgtgtgtgttctgctgctgctggtggctccggcGGCCCTCGGCTCCGACTCGGACACACAGAGACCCCGACACGACTCCAACCTGGAGATCT ATAAGCGTCTGTTCGAGACCAAGAGGAAGGATCAGCTGAATGCGCTGAAGAACCTGGTGGAGCTCAGCGACGTCAACCAGCAGTACAAGATCATCGACATCATGCTGAAGGGCCTCTtcaag gtccTGGAGGACTCCAGAGCCGTTCTTAAAGCTGCTAACGTGCAGCCGGACGATCCGTTCCCACTCGACGACAAAATCAAAGAAG CGTACTCTCACGTGGTGGAGAACACGGCGTTCTTCGGTGACGTGGCCCTGCGCTTCCCGAGGATCGTCCATCACTACTTCGATCAGAACGTGGACTGGAGTCGCCTGCTGCGCTGGGGTCTGCGCTTCTGTAACCAGACGGGGGTCTTCAGCGGAGGAGCCCATCAGCACGTGCTCACGCTG aTGTCACAGGAGCTGGGGATCACGGAGAAATCTGCAGACTTCGTCAACCCGTACCGCACCGAACGAGACGat GTGCTGCACACGGCCGAGGCCTTCCAGAAGATTCTCCGCGAggaagagaagaggaggaggaaggaggagaagaggaaaGAGATCCGGAAAGGGCCTCGGATCTCTCGCTCTCGCACCGAGTTATAG